From the genome of Streptosporangiales bacterium:
ATCCGGTCGAGCTTGACGTCGAGCAGCTTGACGTCGTCCCAGTCCGGCACGAGCCCCCGTCCGGCGAGCCACGGCAGCAGCTCGACCAGCGACTGGTTGAACTCCTCGATCGGCCTGGCACGGCGGGTGGCGTCGGTGCCCTTCGCGATGATCGACGCGGCCTGGTAGTAGTCGCCGCGGTCGATCAGGAACATGAACATCCCGTTGCGTACGGAGCTGACCACACCGGCCACGTCGTCCGGACGCCTGGGCAGCCGGAACCACCAGACGTCCATCGGGGTGGAGAAGTCGCGCAGGCCGAGCTCGGGGATCCCGCGCGCGAGCGAGCTGCGGCCGTCGCACGCCACGGTGATGGTCGCGCGGATCTCACCGGTCTCGCCTTCGCTGGTGCGGTAGCGCACCCCGTTGACCCGGCCACCCTCGCGGACGAACTCCGTCGCCTCGGTGTTCATGCAGAGCGTGAACGTGGGTTCCTCCCTGCCGGCGTCGGCGAGCAGGTCGAGGAAGTCCCACTGCGGCACCATGGCGATGTAGTTGTACTTGGTGCGTAGCAGCGTGAAGTCGCCGAGCGTGAGGAACTCCCCATCGGGCCCGAGCGGGAGCTGGACCTTGTCCACCCTGCGCTGGGGCAACGCGGCGAACTGCTCACTCAGCCCGAGATCGTCCAGCAGCGACAACGTCGTCGGGTGCACCGTGTCACCGCGGAAGTCACGCAGGAAGTCCCCGTGCTCCTCCAGCACCGTGACGTCCACACCCGCCCGGGCGAGCAACAACCCGAGCACCATCCCAGCCGGCCCGCCGCCGATCACACAACAGGTAGTTCGCCGCATCTCGCCTCCCCCTTCGAGTGTGCGACCCACCGTAGGATCGAGCAATGGCAACCAGTATCCGCCCCGGCTGGAGGGAGGAGCACGATGTCCGTCGAGTTGAATCATACGATCGTCGCGGCGCGTGACAGGGAGGCCACTGCGCAGTTCTTCGCCCATATCCTCGGCCTGGAGGTCGGCGCGCCGTACGGTCCGTTCCTGCCGGTCGAGACGGGCAACCGGGTGACCCTGGACGTGCTGCAGAGCGGCGCGGACGAGATCGCGCCGCAGCATTACGCGTTCCTGGTCGCCGAGGACGAGTTCGACTCGATCTTCGCGAGGATCGAGGCCGCCAGCGTGACATACTACGCCGATCCCGCCCACCGCGAGGCCGGGCGGATCAACCACAACGACGGCGGTCGCGGTGCGTACTTCGAGGACCCCAACGGTCACAACCTGGAGATCATCACGCGGCCGTACGGCAGCGGCGCGTAGCCGGAGGGCTTGTCCGACCAGCTCGGCTACGGCGACGATGACCCCATGGCCG
Proteins encoded in this window:
- a CDS encoding FAD-dependent oxidoreductase; the encoded protein is MRRTTCCVIGGGPAGMVLGLLLARAGVDVTVLEEHGDFLRDFRGDTVHPTTLSLLDDLGLSEQFAALPQRRVDKVQLPLGPDGEFLTLGDFTLLRTKYNYIAMVPQWDFLDLLADAGREEPTFTLCMNTEATEFVREGGRVNGVRYRTSEGETGEIRATITVACDGRSSLARGIPELGLRDFSTPMDVWWFRLPRRPDDVAGVVSSVRNGMFMFLIDRGDYYQAASIIAKGTDATRRARPIEEFNQSLVELLPWLAGRGLVPDWDDVKLLDVKLDRMSKWHVPGLLCIGDAAHAMSPVGGVGINLAVQDAVASARHLAEPLRHGTVGRAEVAAIQRRRWPTTVLVQSFQRAVHKNAIESALAGEIDFSDLAHLPLPLRIAERMPWARRLPPYLLAYGAMRERPPAAALR
- a CDS encoding VOC family protein yields the protein MSVELNHTIVAARDREATAQFFAHILGLEVGAPYGPFLPVETGNRVTLDVLQSGADEIAPQHYAFLVAEDEFDSIFARIEAASVTYYADPAHREAGRINHNDGGRGAYFEDPNGHNLEIITRPYGSGA